The following are encoded in a window of Trichomycterus rosablanca isolate fTriRos1 chromosome 13, fTriRos1.hap1, whole genome shotgun sequence genomic DNA:
- the LOC134325611 gene encoding uncharacterized protein LOC134325611, which translates to MCTVTRDSSNILSENQLLCPICMDVFTDPVTTSCGHNFCRSCLTQHWDKSPQCHCPICKEKFTKRPELKINTTLREAADPFKKKSEVDKPEVLCDVCTGEKQKALRSCLDCGVTFCESHLEPHNYVPNYKKHKLINPVKNLGRYRCQKHEKPFELFCRDDQIMVCQFCTLDDHKNHNIIPVKEMIYKNKLRKKQTEMQQMIQDRLKKSKYNEDTKKEKSDSIKTFTDLIHSIEKSQAETLKMMEEKQKVIENQAEQFIKDLEQEITELQRRETELQKILNTEEHLNLLQIHQTICSPLIAKNWTDISINTDPDVRNLIKSLSQLQNTLDEMLRETVSTELKRIQQYAVDMTLDPDTAHPNLVLSADGQQVTHRNMMQNLPDTPKRFTNYTIVLGKQSFSSGQFYFEVQVSRKTEWSLGVISKSVNRKGKFILRPQDGFWAVVLRNRDEYKAFAGPSVLLFLKEKPQKVGVFVDYEEGLVSFYDVENRVHIYSYTGQMFTKKLYPFFSPGNNDGVKNSAPLIINPVIKTPCSFSSFLSEDQFQCSICLDVFTDPVTTPCGHNFCINCLTQCWNLSPQCYCPLCKEKFTKRPELKINTTLREVADHFRMKCQVDKPKVLCDSCTGEKQKALRSCLDCGLTFCKSHLEPHHNVLKLRKHKLINPVKNLEDYICQKHEKPFERFCRDDQTSVCQICCLDDHKNHNIISIEKETGEKKTQLGKTLTEVQQMIKDHLKKIQEIRQSVEFSKKTTKKEKTDRNKVFTDLIRSIKSSQAELREMMEKQQTAIENQAERFIKDLQQEITELKRRETELQQLLNTEEHLNLLQVYPTICSPPTTKNWTDISINTDPDVETLRTSLSQLQKTLNEKLNKTLLSLNEKLRETELKRIQQYAVDVTLDPDTAYPNLVLSDDEKQVTYGNTEQNLPDTPKRFTRYSFILAKQSFSSGRFYYEVQVSGKTQWNLGVARESVNRKGRITLRPQEGFWTVILRNRDEYKACADPSVLLTLKKKPQKVGVFVDYEEGLVSFYDVENRSHIYSYTGQIFTEKLYPYFCPFEKHGGKNSAPLIITPVINTE; encoded by the exons ATGTGTACAG TCACACGTGATTCCAGCAACATCCTGTCTGAAAATCAGCTGCTGTGTCCCATCTGTATGGATGTGTTTACTGATCCAGTTACCACCTCATGTGGGCACAACTTCTGCAGGAGCTGCCTTACACAACACTGGGATAAGAGTCCACAATGTCACTGTCCAATATGTAAAGAGAAATTCACCAAGAGACCTGAACTCAAGATCAATACAACACTGAGGGAGGCTGCAGATCCCTTCAAGAAGAAAAGTGAAGTTGATAAACCTGAGGTTCTGTGTGATGTCTGCACTGGAGAGAAGCAGAAAGCTCTGAGATCATGTCTGGATTGTGGTGTGACTTTCTGCGAGTCTCATCTAGAACCTCACAATTATGTCCCAAACTATAAGAAACACAAACTCATAAATCCTGTGAAGAACCTGGGGCGCTACAGATGCCAAAAACATGAGAAACCTTTTGAACTGTTCTGTAGAGATGATCAGATCATGGTCTGTCAGTTCTGCACTTTAGATGACCACAAGAACCACAACATTATTCCTGTTAAGGAGATGATTTACAAGAATAAG CTGCGCAAGAAACAGACGGAGATGCAGCAGATGATCCAGGATCGACTGAAGAAGAGTAAATATAAT GAAGacacaaaaaaggaaaaatctGACAGCATTAAAACCTTCACTGATCTGATTCACTCCATTGAGAAGAGTCAGGCTGAGACACTGAAGATGATGGAAGAGAAGCAGAAAGTCATAGAGAATCAGGCTGAACAATTCATTAAAGATCTGGAGCAGGAAATCACTGAACTACAGAGGAGAGAAACTGAACTGCAGAAGATTCTGAACACTGAGGAACATCTCAACCTCCTACag ATTCACCAAACCATCTGCAGTCCTCTAATCGCCAAGAACTGGACCGATATTAGTATCAACACTGATCCAGATGTGAGGAATCTGATAAAATCTCTCTCTCAGCTTCAGAACACCCTGGATGAGATGTTGAGAGAAACAG TCTCCACAGAACTGAAGAGGATTCAGCAGTATGCAG TGGACATGACTCTGGATCCTGATACCGCTCATCCTAATCTTGTTCTGTCTGCTGATGGACAACAAGTAACACATAGGAACATGATGCAGAATCTCCCCGACACCCCAAAAAGATTCACTAATTATACCATAGTTCTGGGAAAGCAGAGTTTTTCCTCGGGTCAATTTTACTTTGAGGTGCAGGTCAGTAGGAAGACCGAGTGGAGTTTAGGAGTCATCAGTAAGTCTGTAAACAGGAAGGGGAAGTTTATACTGAGACCTCAGGATGGATTCTGGGCTGTGGTTCTGAGGAACAGGGATGAGTATAAAGCTTTTGCTGGTCCTTCTGTCCTCCTCTTTCTGAAAGAGAAACCTCAGAAGGTCGGAGTGTTTGTGGATTATGAGGAGGGTCTGGTCTCGTTTTATGATGTGGAGAACAGGGTTCATATCTACTCTTATACTGGTCAGATGTTCACTAAGAAACTCTATCCGTTCTTCAGTCCTGGTAATAATGATGGAGTTAAAAACTCAGCACCACTCATCATCAATCCTGTAATAAAAA ctcCTTGTTCGTTCAGCAGTTTCCTGTCTGAAGATCAGTTCCAGTGTTCCatctgtctggatgtgtttACCGATCCAGTCACGACTCCATGTGGACACAACTTCTGCATTAACTGCCTTACACAATGCTGGAATCTGAGTCCACAATGTTACTGTCCATTATGTAAAGAGAAATTCACCAAGAGACCTGAACTCAAGATCAATACAACACTGAGGGAGGTTGCTGATCACTTCAGGATGAAATGTCAGGTTGATAAACCCAAGGTTCTTTGTGATTCCTGCACTGGAGAGAAACAGAAAGCTCTAAGATCATGTCTGGATTGTGGTCTGACGTTTTGTAAATCTCATCTAGAGCCTCATCATAATGTTCTAAAACTTAGAAAACATAAACTCATAAATCCTGTGAAGAACCTGGAGGACTACATATGTCAGAAACATGAGAAACCTTTCGAACGGTTCTGTAGAGACGATCAGACGAGTGTGTGTCAGATCTGCTGTTTGGATGATCACAAAAACCACAACATTATTTCTATAGAGAAGGAGACTGGAGAGAAGAAA ACTCAACTGGGTAAAACACTTACAGAGGTGCAGCAGATGATCAAGGATCACCTGAAGAAGATTCAAGAGATCAGACAGTCAGTAGAGTTTAGCAAA aaaaccacaaagaaagagaaaacagaTCGTAATAAAGTCTTCACAGATCTGATTCGCTCCATTAAGTCAAGTCAGGCTGAACTACGGGAGATGATGGAGAAGCAGCAGACAGCCATAGAGAACCAGGCTGAAAGATTTATTAAAGACCTGCAGCAGGAAATCACTGAACTAAAGAGGAGAGAAACTGAACTGCAGCAGCTTCTGAACACTGAGGAACATCTCAACCTCCTACag GTTTATCCAACAATCTGCAGCCCTCCAACCACCAAGAACTGGACCGATATTAGTATCAACACTGATCCAGATGTGGAGACTCTGAGAACATCTCTCTCTCAGCTTCAGAAAACTCTGAACGAAAAACTCAATAAAACTCTTCTGTCTCTGAATGAGAAGTTGAGAGAAACAG AACTGAAGAGGATTCAGCAGTATGCAG tGGACGTGACTCTGGATCCTGATACAGCTTATCCTAATCTTGttctgtctgatgatgaaaaacaaGTAACATATGGAAACACAGAGCAGAATCTCCCCGACACCCCAAAAAGATTCACAAGGTACAGTTTCATCCTGGCAAAGCAGAGTTTCTCCTCAGGTAGATTTTACTATGAGGTGCAGGTCAGTGGGAAGACCCAGTGGAATTTAGGAGTCGCCAGAGAGTCTGTAAACAGGAAAGGTAGGATTACACTGAGACCTCAGGAAGGATTCTGGACTGTAATTCTGAGGAACAGGGATGAGTATAAAGCTTGTGCTGATCCCTCTGTCCTCCTCACTCTGAAAAAGAAACCTCAGAAGGTCGGAGTGTTTGTGGATTATGAGGAGGGTCTGGTCTCGTTTTATGATGTGGAGAACAGGTCTCATATCTACTCTTATACTGGTCAGATATTCACTGAGAAACTCTATCCATACTTCTGTCCTTTTGAGAAACATGGAGGTAAAAACTCAGCACCACTCATCATCACTCCTGTAATAAACactgaataa
- the LOC134325609 gene encoding E3 ubiquitin-protein ligase TRIM39-like — MAESALSQLRGSTSSMDKPPEYTVTHESSSILSEDQFQCSICLDVFTDPVSTSCGHNFCRSCLTQCWNLSPQCHCPLCKEKFTKRPELKINTTLREVADHFKKKSQVDKAEVLCDACTGEKQKALRSCLDCGLMFCKSHLKPHHNVLKLRKHKLINPVKNLEDYICQKHEKPYIIPIEEEIDNKKTQLGQTQTEVQQMIQDRLKNIKEINHSVELSKLQKTLDKKLSKTLDEMLRETVSTELKRIQQYAVDMTLNPKTAHPNLILSDDGKQVKHGNKKKKLLNTSKRFTRYIFILGKQSFSSGRFYYEVQVGGKAEWNLGVARKSVNRKDEIILRPQDGFWTVVMRNGDDYEAGASPPVPLSLKEKPQKVGVFVDYEEGQVSFYDVENRVHIYSYTGQMFTEKLYPYFCPCLNDGGRNAAPLIITPVIKT; from the exons ATGGCAGAATCTGCACTATCACAACTAAGAGGCAGCACAAGCAGCATGGATAAACCACCCGAAT ACACAGTCACTCATGAATCCAGCTCCATCCTGTCTGAAGATCAGTTCCAGTGTTCCatctgtctggatgtgtttACTGATCCAGTCTCCACCTCATGTGGACACAACTTCTGCAGGAGCTGCCTTACACAGTGCTGGAATCTGAGTCCACAATGTCACTGTCCATTATGTAAAGAGAAATTCACCAAGAGACCTGAACTCAAGATCAATACAACACTGAGGGAGGTTGCTGATCACTTCAAGAAGAAAAGTCAAGTTGATAAAGCTGAGGTTCTTTGTGATGCCTGCACTGGAGAGAAGCAGAAAGCTCTGAGATCATGTCTAGATTGTGGTCTGATGTTTTGTAAATCTCATCTAAAGCCTCATCATAATGTTCTAAAACTTAGAAAACATAAACTCATAAATCCTGTGAAGAACCTGGAGGACTACATATGTCAGAAACATGAGAAACCTT ACATTATTCCTATAGAGGAGGAGATTGATAATAAGAAG ACTCAGCTGGGTCAGACGCAGACGGAGGTGCAGCAGATGATCCAGGATCGACTGAAGAACATCAAAGAGATCAACCACTCAGTAGAGCTCAGCAAA CTACAGAAAACTCTGGACAAAAAGCTCAGTAAAACTCTGGATGAGATGTTGAGAGAAACAG TCTCCACAGAACTGAAGAGGATTCAGCAGTATGCAG tGGACATGACTCTTAATCCTAAAACAGCACATCCTAATCTCATTCTGTCTGATGATGGAAAACAAGTGAAACATGGAAACAAAAAGAAGAAACTTCTTAACACCTCAAAAAGATTCACGAGATACATTTTCATTCTAGGAAAGCAGAGTTTCTCCTCAGGTAGATTTTACTATGAGGTGCAGGTCGGTGGGAAGGCCGAGTGGAATTTAGGAGTCGCCAGAAAGTCTGTAAACAGGAAAGATGAGATTATACTGAGACCTCAGGATGGATTCTGGACTGTGGTTATGAGGAATGGGGATGATTATGAGGCTGGTGCTAGTCCCCCTGTCCCTCTCTCTCTGAAAGAGAAACCTCAGAAGGTCGGAGTGTTTGTGGATTATGAGGAGGGTCAAGTCTCGTTCTATGATGTGGAGAACAGGGTTCATATCTACTCTTATACTGGTCAGATGTTCACTGAGAAACTCTATCCATACTTCTGTCCATGTTTGAATGATGGAGGTAGAAACGCAGCACCACTCATCATCACTCCTGTAATAAAGACGTGA
- the LOC134325610 gene encoding E3 ubiquitin-protein ligase TRIM39-like, with protein sequence MDEFTRDSSNILSENQLLCLICMDVFTDPVTTSCGHNFCRSCLTQHWDKSPQCHCPICKEKFTKRPELKINTTLREVADHFRKKSEVDKPEVLCDACTGMKQKALKSCLDCGVTFCESHLEPHHNVLKLRKHKLINPVKNLEDYRCQKHEKPFERFCRDDQICVCQWCIKADHKNHNIIPIEEEINHKKTQLGQTQTEVQQMIQDRLKKIKEINHSVELSKKNSEKEKSDSIKTFTDLIHSIEKSQTEMLKMMEEKQKVVENQAERFIKDLEQEITELQRRETKLEKLLNTEEHLNLLQVYQTICSPPTTKNWTDISINTDPDVETLRTSLSQLQKTLNEKLRETVSTDLKRIQQYAVDVTLDPDTANPYLVLSDDGKQVSYANTMQNLPNTPKRFSRCCIILGKQSFSSGRFYYEVQVSGKTKWNLGVARESVNRKGNFILRPQDGFWIVILRNGDEFTARAASPVLLSLKEKPQKVGVFVNYEEGLVSFYDVENRVHIYSYTGQTFTEKLYPYFYPGNNYEGTNAAPLIITPVIKTK encoded by the exons ATGGATGAGT TCACACGTGATTCCAGCAACATCCTGTCTGAAAAtcagctgctgtgtctcatctgTATGGATGTGTTTACTGATCCAGTTACCACCTCATGTGGACACAACTTCTGCAGGAGCTGCCTTACACAACACTGGGATAAGAGTCCACAATGTCACTGTCCAATATGTAAAGAGAAATTCACCAAGAGACCTGAACTCAAGATCAATACAACACTGAGGGAGGTTGCTGATCACTTCAGGAAGAAGAGTGAAGTTGATAAACCTGAGGTTCTGTGTGATGCCTGCACTGGAATGAAACAGAAAGCTCTGAAATCATGTCTGGATTGTGGTGTGACTTTCTGTGAGTCTCATCTAGAGCCTCATCATAATGTTCTTAAACTTAGAAAACACAAACTCATAAATCCTGTGAAGAACCTGGAGGACTACAGATGTCAGAAACATGAGAAACCTTTTGAACGGTTCTGTAGAGATGATCAGATCTGTGTCTGTCAGTGGTGTATCAAGGCAGATCACAAGAACCACAACATTATTCCTATAGAGGAGGAGATTAATCATAAGAAG ACTCAGTTGGGTCAGACACAGACGGAGGTGCAGCAGATGATCCAGGATCGACTGAAGAAGATCAAAGAGATCAACCACTCAGTAGAGCTCAGCAAA AAAAACTCAGAGAAAGAAAAATCTGACAGCATTAAAACCTTCACTGATCTGATTCACTCCATTGAGAAGAGTCAGACTGAGATGCTGAAGATGATGGAAGAGAAGCAGAAAGTCGTAGAGAATCAGGCTGAACGATTCATTAAAGATCTGGAGCAGGAAATCACTGAACTACAGAGGAGAGAAACTAAGCTGGAGAAGCTTCTGAACACTGAGGAACATCTCAACCTCCTACAG GTTTATCAAACAATCTGCAGCCCTCCAACCACCAAGAACTGGACCGATATTAGTATCAACACTGATCCAGATGTGGAGACTCTGAGAACATCTCTCTCTCAGCTTCAGAAAACTCTGAATGAGAAGTTGAGAGAAACAG TCTCCACAGACCTGAAGAGGATTCAGCAGTATGCAG TGGACGTGACTCTGGATCCTGATACAGCAAATCCTTATCTCGTTCTGTCTGATGATGGAAAACAAGTGTCATATGCAAACACGATGCAGAACCTCCCAAACACCCCAAAAAGATTCTCCAGATGCTGCATCATTCTAGGAAAGCAGAGTTTCTCCTCAGGTAGATTTTACTATGAGGTGCAGGTCAGTGGGAAGACCAAGTGGAATTTAGGAGTCGCCAGAGAGTCTGTAAACAGGAAAGGGAATTTTATATTGAGACCTCAGGATGGATTCTGGATTGTAATTCTGAGGAATGGGGATGAATTTACAGCTCGTGCTGCTTCCCCCGTCCTCCTCTCTCTGAAAGAGAAACCTCAGAAGGTCGGAGTGTTTGTGAATTATGAGGAGGGTCTGGTCTCATTTTATGATGTGGAGAACAGGGTTCATATCTACTCTTATACTGGTCAGACGTTCACTGAGAAACTCTATCCATACTTCTATCCTGGTAATAATTATGAAGGTACAAACGCAGCACCACTCATCATCACTCCTGTAATaaagactaaataa
- the LOC134325608 gene encoding E3 ubiquitin-protein ligase TRIM39-like gives MAPCSFRSFLFEDQFQCSICMDVFTDPVTTPCGHNFCINCLTQCWNLSPQCHCPLCKEKFTKRPELKINTTLREVADHFRMKSQVDKPAVLCDSCTGEKQKALRSCLDCGLTFCKLHLEPHHNVLKLRKHKLINPVKNLEDYICQKHEKPFERFCRDDQTSVCQICCLDDHKNHNIISIEKETGEKKTQLGKTLTEVQQMIKDHLKKIQEIRQSVEFNKKTTKKEKTDRNKVFTDLIRSIKSSQAELREMMEKQQTAIENQAERFIKDLQQEITELKRRETELQQLLNTEEHLNLLQVYPTICSPPTTKNWTDISINTDPDVETLRTSLSQLQKTLDEKFRKTVSTELKRIQQYAVDVTLDPDTANPYLVLSDDEKQVTCGNTKQNLPDTPKRFMSYIFILGKQSLSSGRFYYEVQVSGKTEWNLGVTRESVNRKDEITLRPQDGFWTVFLRNRDEYKACADPSVLLSLKEKPQKVGVFVDYEEGLVSFYDVENRVHIYSYTGQMFTERLYPYFCPCLNDEGENSAPLIIIPVIKTE, from the exons ctcCTTGTTCCTTCAGAAGTTTCCTGTTTGAAGATCAGTTCCAGTGTTCCATCTGTATGGATGTGTTTACTGATCCAGTCACGACTCCATGTGGACACAACTTCTGCATTAACTGCCTTACACAATGCTGGAATCTGAGTCCACAATGTCACTGTCCATTATGTAAAGAGAAATTCACCAAGAGACCTGAACTCAAGATCAATACAACACTGAGGGAGGTTGCTGATCACTTCAGGATGAAAAGTCAAGTTGATAAACCTGCAGTTCTTTGTGATTCCTGCACTGGAGAGAAGCAGAAAGCTCTGAGATCATGTCTGGATTGTGGTCTGACGTTTTGTAAGTTGCATCTAGAGCCTCATCATAATGTTCTAAAACTTAGAAAACACAAACTCATAAATCCTGTGAAGAACCTGGAGGACTACATATGTCAGAAACATGAGAAACCTTTCGAACGGTTCTGTAGAGATGATCAGACGAGCGTGTGTCAGATCTGCTGTTTGGATGATCACAAAAACCACAACATTATTTCTATAGAGAAGGAGACTGGAGAGAAGAAG ACTCAACTTGGTAAAACGCTTACAGAGGTGCAGCAGATGATCAAGGATCACCTGAAGAAGATTCAAGAGATCAGACAGTCAGTAGAGTTTAACAAA aaaaccacaaagaaagagaaaacagaCCGTAATAAAGTCTTCACAGATCTGATTCGCTCCATTAAGTCAAGTCAGGCTGAACTACGGGAGATGATGGAGAAGCAGCAGACAGCTATAGAGAACCAGGCTGAACGATTTATTAAAGATCTGCAGCAGGAAATCACTGAACTAAAGAGGAGAGAAACTGAACTGCAGCAGCTTCTGAACACTGAGGAACATCTCAACCTCCTACaa GTTTATCCAACAATCTGCAGCCCTCCAACCACCAAGAACTGGACCGATATTAGTATCAACACTGATCCAGATGTGGAGACTCTGAGAACATCTCTCTCTCAGCTTCAGAAAACTCTGGATGAGAAGTTTAGAAAAACAG TCTCCACAGAACTGAAGAGGATTCAGCAGTATGCAG tGGACGTGACTCTGGATCCTGATACAGCAAATCCTTATCTCGttctgtctgatgatgaaaaacaaGTCACATGTggaaacacaaaacagaatcTCCCCGACACCCCAAAAAGATTCATGAGCTACATTTTCATCTTAGGAAAGCAGAGTTTGTCCTCAGGTAGATTTTACTATGAGGTGCAGGTCAGTGGGAAGACCGAGTGGAATTTAGGAGTCACCAGAGAGTCTGTAAACAGGAAAGATGAGATTACACTGAGACCTCAGGATGGATTCTGGACTGTGTTTCTGAGGAACAGGGATGAGTATAAAGCTTGTGCTGATCCCTCTGTCCTCCTCTCTCTGAAAGAGAAACCTCAGAAGGTCGGAGTGTTTGTGGATTATGAGGAGGGTCTGGTCTCGTTTTATGATGTGGAGAACAGGGTTCATATCTACTCTTATACTGGTCAGATGTTCACTGAGAGACTCTATCCATACTTCTGTCCATGTTTGAATGATGAAGGTGAAAACTCAGCACCACTCATCAtcattcctgtaataaagacTGAATAA